The sequence GTCGACGCGGCGCGGCGCGGCCAGGCTGTAGACGACCAGATCCACCGGACCGATCTCCTTGAGGAGCGCGATCGCCTGGTTCTTGATGTCTTCGGAAAAGGCATCGCCGTTCAAGCTCTTGGCCCACAATCCGGCCTCATGCGCGGCGCGCTCGAAAGCCTTGGTCTGGTACCATCCCGGCGATCCCATTCGGCCCTTTTCGGGAGGGCGCTCGAAGGCGAGGCCGAGGGTGGCGGCGCCGCTACCGAAGGCGGCGGCGATGCGGGAGGAAAGGCCGAATCCCGCGGAGGACCCGATGATGAGGGCCTTCTTAGGGCCTTTCGGGATGGGTCCCTTCGATTTCACGTACCGGATCTGTTCCCGGACGGCGTGTTCGCAGCCGATGGGGTGAGTGGTAGTACAAAGAAAGCCGCGGATTTTCGGTTCTATTATCATGGTAAGGGAAAAAGTTAGCTCCCGGATGGGCCGATTGTCAGCCGGGCGCTATCCCGGGCCCCGGCCGGACTTGGGTCCCGGAGGCTCCCCGAGGACGGCGTTCGGCGCGGCAAAAGCTATCTTTCGGGCCCCGCGACCGCGGCGCTCGCGGCCGGTAGGAAGGGACGGTATGAAGTTCGAAGCCAGCAAACCGGTGTTCCTCGACGCCTTGCAGATGGCCGCCAATGCCTCCCCGACCAAGACCACTTTGCAAATCCTCTACAACCTGTTGCTGAAGCTCGAGGGCAATACCCTGGAGATCCGCGCCACCGATCTGGACATGACCATCGTGTTGCGCCTGCAAGTAGAGGGCCATGAGGATGGCGACATCGTCATCAACTCCAAGAAGCTGCTCGAGGTGGTGAAGGAACTTCCCGATTTCCCCGTCCTCATTTCCGTGGACGATTATCTCGTGACCATCAAGTCCGAGTCGGGCTTCCAGTGCAACCTCACCGGCTTCGACGCCAGCGAATATCCCGCCCTTCCCGATCTGGGATCGTCGAAAACCTTCCAGGTGCCGCTCAAGGATCTCCGCTTCCTCGCGGAGAAAACCGCCTTCGCCGTCTCCAGCGATTACAGCCGCATGAGCCTCACCGGCGTGTTCTGCGAATTCAAGTTGGACGCCTTGCAGATGGTGGCCACCGATGGGCATCGGCTGGGGAAGGCCTTCACCGCCGCGCCCGGCGTGCACGTGCAACCGGGTGTGATCCTGCCTCCCAAGGCGCTGACGCAAGTGCTGCGCATGTCCGAAGACGCCGAGCAGCAGATCCAAGTCGACATCGGCCCGGCCAACGCCCGCTTCTCCACCGACACCATCGTCGTCTTCACCAAGCTCATCGAAGGGCCCTATCCCAACTACGAGAACGTGATCCCGAAAGACTTCTCCAAGAAGATGAAGGCGAACCGCGAGCATCTCGCCTCGGTGATCCGGCGCGTGGCGACCATGGCCAACGCCAAGACGCGATTAGTGGTGTTCGGGTTCCAGGATCGCCAACTTGCTTTGTCGGCGAAGAACCAGGATTTGGGCGGGGACTCGGAGGAAGCGCTCCCGGCCGAATACAGCGGCGATCCGGTGGAAGTGGGCATCAACGCCAACTACGTTCTGGAGGTTTTCCGGCTGATCCAGACGGAAGAGGTCCTTT is a genomic window of Fibrobacterota bacterium containing:
- the dnaN gene encoding DNA polymerase III subunit beta, encoding MKFEASKPVFLDALQMAANASPTKTTLQILYNLLLKLEGNTLEIRATDLDMTIVLRLQVEGHEDGDIVINSKKLLEVVKELPDFPVLISVDDYLVTIKSESGFQCNLTGFDASEYPALPDLGSSKTFQVPLKDLRFLAEKTAFAVSSDYSRMSLTGVFCEFKLDALQMVATDGHRLGKAFTAAPGVHVQPGVILPPKALTQVLRMSEDAEQQIQVDIGPANARFSTDTIVVFTKLIEGPYPNYENVIPKDFSKKMKANREHLASVIRRVATMANAKTRLVVFGFQDRQLALSAKNQDLGGDSEEALPAEYSGDPVEVGINANYVLEVFRLIQTEEVLFKFNNPLGAIIVEPVMENPNYFFIVMPLRILKEGQ